ACACTCTTTAATTAAACATCATTGATCATTGCGTTAAATCGATCATGTTATATCGACATATTGAATAGCAGCGTGACTGTTTTACTTAAGTTTAATTACTATACTTCGTTTACATGTGTACTCCTATACTCGAGTGACCGTTCATTTATCAGTAAATACGAGTCATAAACAACAAAAGGAATTTTAGTGGCCTCAATAGGAATCTAACCCCCACCCATTGGAAAAAGTGATGGTTACTCTCTGATCCTTAACCTCAACTAATGACAACTCCCTAAGctaaaagttgaaaaattatatatctTCATAACTGCTATATAAACACGACAAACTCATTTCTATATGTTACCTTTacaattttctttcaatattttaGGTTCATCAAAGGCTGTATACATATAAAGTTACCTACTTTTGTTGTATGGTTGCAGCAATATGGCTAAAATATCGGAGAATTGAGGACGTTTGGAAGGGGTATTGTTCCAGCATTTTGTCATAATGTATTTTAGATTTGGTTGGCAGTCCTTGGGAACTTCAGGTCTAAGGCCACAGGCTGCAATGCCAACTGCTGCCTGCACAGGAGAAAGTGCAGAATATGCTGCCTCACCACTAACCATCTCCCAAATTACCATGCCATAACTATAAACGTTGCTCATCGATGTCTCTGTCACGCTTTCAGGGTCTCCTGCAATTATCTGTTTTCAACCCAAAAAGGAAGAGGAGACAATGAGTTAGCATGAACTAGggtcctgtttggataaacaacttaattaagcacttataacATACAAATCAAAGAGTGTCAGCAACATTGATGTGAATTGGTGTGTTCGTGTGATATGTAAGGGCATTACCTCTTGGAAGACTAGTTAATAAAGCATGAAAACCAGCTTATTTATGCACAACAACCAAAAAACTATATGGTTATTTGGTAGTCTTgagtaaaaaaatttatgtacTGTCTATTAAGTTCTCACTTTTCTCTTTGAATGAACACCTTTATtcgatagtttttttttttcccggTCTGCGCACGAGGTGTGAGGGCATTCTGATCATCTTAATTAATAAGACAAATAATTATAATACTGTGAAAAAGACCATATCAAAGGCTTGAGACATGCGGGCTCCATTCTCAAATTAATTCTGGTATAATTACAATTACAGAAAGCATACTTATACACGAGTGGTTAGTGTTAAATAAAGGTATGCATGCATTATAAGGGAAAGCAAAAGAAGGAAATTATTAAGATATGTTAGGCATGCTCAAACAATGATGTCAGGACAAGTGacataaacttttttcaaaTGTAAGCTAGTTTGATGATGCTTCACACACAATGTATCGAAACAACGATTTTTGAGACAAAAAAGTTACTGTAAGTTTCTCTCCGGCTCAACTACTAGCATGTCATTTTCATGTTGTACTGGTCCATAAGAGCATAAAAAAGAGGTAATAGAGCCAAAACACTATACTGGAATTTTTCTTTGAACTAGCAGTGGATACAAGGACAAACACAGCAACAGAGAAGACAAATAAGAAAATTCACATAACAACTTGGTCATATTacggaagaagaagaaaacaccaAAAAAGGAAATCAGTAAGAACATAGCTGCAATTCTTTGTTGAACACATGTgggataaaatgaaatttttaagaaacTTTCTTAATGTCAGATAGCTAGTTATAACATTGTAAATTAGTAAAGCTCTGAAATTCCTTGAGGAGAATGCTAAGTTGGCTAAATTAACATCTCAAAGCAGATTTTTTTCCCCATGTTTGATAGAATTTGATCTTATTATTGCTTTCAATCAGTGAGAATAAGGGTTCATATACAAAGCTCTACTCCTCCATCTCATTATAAGTGTTATGTTTGAAATATTTGCATGTCACAAACTATTTGCCACTTTAGAATACCAAGACAATACctatttaacttttttcaatattaccctaatttaattaaatagtccACTTAACTACTACACAACTGCTACTTTGAGAGTTTGAGTTACTCCAATTAATGCGTGTATTTTAGTCTTAACACATTAGTGTACTATGAACAATGACATAactaatcattttttaattagtgtGCATTACCTTAAACAACACTATATGACACAGATATGATTGAAAATGCATACTCATAGTAAATCCATGTGCATAAGAGCATTAGTATTTTCTCACCCTATACTTAGATACAAATCATTATGAGTCAATCTTTGCAGGCAGTGTTACAAATTTATGTCAAATCATTATTACACAAATACCGTATTTTATACATATTGTATCTGATACTTGTATCAAGTCTATGCATCATAAGAGGTGGGGTTTTGGTTGGTCTTGCAGGGGGCTAGCAGCTGCCTGTCACTGCTTGCTACGTTAGCAGGCTTGTTTGTGCTGGTTTGGATGGTTTGCTCGTCCGCGTAACAGGTTTTGAGGGCTGTTTTTTCATCAGCCTTGTTTTTGGGGTTTGGGACAGCAGTGGCGTGTGCTGTCTAGATGGAATCCCTCTCCCCCTGTCCTGCTGCTATTCAGCGTTTTTGGGCAATTATAGGTGTTCTGGAGCTTGGCTTCGGGTTGTTCCTTTGGGGGTGGCTGGTTTTTAGGTTCCTCAGATATATGGAATTTTTGGGTAGTCCCTTGTGGGTGTTCCGCATATATACGGTACCTTTGTAACCTTTCCTCTTTCGCCCTTGGTTTTTGTGTGTCTTACACAAGCCGGGCTTACTAAATTTTgcagtttaaaaaaataaaaagtctaTGCATCATAGTTTGTGTGTTAAAGGCAGCTAGGCCGCATATTTGTGTGACACAATCTTCAATACTTGCAACAATTattaacttgaaaaaaaaagggaatGAGTAGAAGCAAACCTCAGGAGCTAGCCATCTATAACCATCAGTTTCATACTCCATTGCTTCTCCGACACTCTTGCAGGCAGTGACTACACCCATATTTCCCAAACAAGCATTCCCATGCCTATCTAACAGAATCCTCTGCGTATTAAGATCTCTGTATGCAACACCATGATCATTCATAAACTTGATCCCCTCGGCTACATCAACCGCGATTCTAACAATATCCTTACTCTGAAGCTTCTTGTTCTTTAACATTAAGTCATGCACAGACTTACCTACCATGAACTTAGTCACCACGCATAATCCATGGTTATCATCCACACATATGCCACAGAACTGCAGAATGTTTCTATGGCCACATGTCATTAGTTCCAGAAGATCTTTGTGGAGCTCGAACTCGTAAGCATTTCCTTTTTCACACCCTTTCAGCTTCTCGATTCCAACCCTTTTCCCCATGTAGATCCCTTTATAAGAAGTAGGTCCAATCTGTTCTGTAAACTCAACATAATCAGcattcaacaaccatttctcaaTCTCATCACCACCCGACTTTATCGTCTGCCATTCATCGACCGATACAGTGAAAGATGAGGTAGGCAAAGGCATCTGAAGCTGAATCTTTTGGCTAGAATTCTCAAACTCCTTTCCACTACCACTATCTTCTCCAATCTCCCCTAATTCTCTCCCCTTGAAACTCTCTTCCTGACACCCACAAAGTCCAAATGAAAGCTTCACATTCACAGAACCCGTTTTGGGCTTCTTTATCGCAAACTTCAAAGCATTCTCAACTCGGGTCTTGACCAATTTTTCATGCCCGGTCCTAACAACAAGAAGAACAACCCCTAAGGTGAAACCTTTCTTCTCAAAGATCTGTGCCCTCTTGCTACAAATGGAGAAACTATCCAACGCAACCGACATTGCAGGCCATG
Above is a genomic segment from Medicago truncatula cultivar Jemalong A17 chromosome 5, MtrunA17r5.0-ANR, whole genome shotgun sequence containing:
- the LOC11407426 gene encoding serine/threonine-protein kinase STY46 — encoded protein: MAAALECWPTRTTTTMTDEDTVEQQQVLMKTHHRSEATSSSSSLSLASKDSSILIHKNKFHKLGRNLSDAITSFKNTLNLNNTNNPESPPSSKKLAWASVLRNLTQLYPGTQLPDNLISTIRNHYNSLPLSYAQAEFDMKDVFLHIKLMEQALESDQPAILIQQECGGRDGEVQAQGSVLKLNFACNALISWPAMSVALDSFSICSKRAQIFEKKGFTLGVVLLVVRTGHEKLVKTRVENALKFAIKKPKTGSVNVKLSFGLCGCQEESFKGRELGEIGEDSGSGKEFENSSQKIQLQMPLPTSSFTVSVDEWQTIKSGGDEIEKWLLNADYVEFTEQIGPTSYKGIYMGKRVGIEKLKGCEKGNAYEFELHKDLLELMTCGHRNILQFCGICVDDNHGLCVVTKFMVGKSVHDLMLKNKKLQSKDIVRIAVDVAEGIKFMNDHGVAYRDLNTQRILLDRHGNACLGNMGVVTACKSVGEAMEYETDGYRWLAPEIIAGDPESVTETSMSNVYSYGMVIWEMVSGEAAYSALSPVQAAVGIAACGLRPEVPKDCQPNLKYIMTKCWNNTPSKRPQFSDILAILLQPYNKSR